One Fundidesulfovibrio terrae genomic window carries:
- a CDS encoding glutamate synthase-related protein, which translates to MAFAPINKNYHDFYVVRDKDACINCQVCVRQCSYGVHYWDEARQCVRHDNTKCIGCHRCEAYCPTQALLIQEKPSNFKPNALWRPVFIKNVYKQADSGGVLLAGMGSPVDIPVYWDKLLLDASQVTNPSIDPLREPMELRTFLGSKPTRLEFEETADGPKLKTQLKPNIKLDIPIMFSAMSFGSINFNLHVAMARAATEVGTYYNTGEGGLHQSLYKYGKNTIVQVASGRFGVHRDYLNAGAAIEIKIGQGAKPGIGGHLPGEKINAMVSETRMVPLGSDAISPAPHHDIYSIEDLHQLIYALKEASDYKVPVSVKVAAVHNVAAIVSGIVRAGADIVAIDGIRGGTGAAPAMIRDNVGIPIELALASVDQRLRDEGIRNDASIVIAGGTRCSADVVKAIALGADAVYIATAALLAVGCTLCARCYTGKCPWGIATNDPYLAKRQNPDIAAKKMANLMKAWSHEIEEMLGGMGLNSIESLRGNRDKLRAVGLSQIELDTLGVKAAGR; encoded by the coding sequence CACTACTGGGATGAAGCCCGGCAGTGCGTGCGCCATGACAATACCAAGTGCATCGGGTGCCACCGGTGCGAGGCGTACTGTCCCACTCAGGCCCTCCTGATCCAGGAGAAGCCCTCCAACTTCAAGCCCAACGCTCTCTGGCGGCCGGTGTTCATCAAGAACGTCTACAAGCAGGCCGACTCCGGCGGCGTGCTGCTGGCGGGCATGGGGTCCCCGGTGGACATCCCCGTCTACTGGGACAAGCTGCTGCTCGACGCCAGCCAGGTCACCAACCCCTCCATCGACCCGCTGCGAGAGCCCATGGAGCTCAGGACCTTCCTGGGGTCCAAGCCCACGCGCCTGGAGTTCGAGGAGACCGCCGACGGTCCCAAGCTCAAGACCCAGCTCAAGCCCAATATCAAGCTCGACATCCCCATCATGTTCTCGGCCATGAGCTTCGGGTCCATCAACTTCAACCTCCACGTGGCCATGGCCCGCGCCGCCACCGAGGTCGGGACCTACTACAACACGGGCGAGGGCGGCCTGCACCAGAGCCTCTACAAATACGGCAAGAACACCATCGTGCAGGTTGCGTCCGGCCGCTTCGGCGTGCACCGCGACTACCTGAACGCGGGCGCGGCCATCGAGATCAAGATCGGCCAGGGCGCCAAGCCCGGCATCGGCGGGCACCTGCCCGGCGAGAAGATCAACGCCATGGTCTCCGAGACCCGCATGGTGCCGCTCGGGTCCGACGCCATCTCGCCTGCGCCGCACCACGACATCTACTCCATTGAGGACCTGCACCAGCTCATCTACGCCCTCAAGGAAGCCAGCGACTACAAGGTGCCCGTGTCGGTCAAGGTGGCTGCCGTGCACAACGTGGCCGCCATCGTCTCGGGCATCGTGCGCGCCGGAGCGGACATCGTGGCCATCGACGGCATCCGCGGCGGCACCGGCGCGGCACCGGCCATGATCCGCGACAACGTGGGCATCCCCATCGAGCTGGCCCTGGCCTCCGTGGACCAGCGCCTGCGCGACGAGGGCATCCGCAACGACGCCTCCATCGTCATCGCGGGCGGCACCCGCTGCTCCGCCGACGTGGTCAAGGCCATCGCCCTGGGCGCGGACGCGGTCTACATCGCCACCGCGGCCCTGCTGGCCGTGGGCTGCACCCTGTGCGCGCGCTGCTACACCGGCAAATGCCCCTGGGGCATCGCCACCAACGACCCCTACCTGGCCAAGCGCCAGAACCCCGATATCGCGGCCAAGAAGATGGCCAACCTCATGAAGGCCTGGTCGCATGAGATCGAGGAGATGCTTGGCGGCATGGGGCTCAACTCCATCGAGAGCCTGCGCGGCAACCGCGACAAGCTGCGCGCCGTGGGCCTGAGCCAGATCGAGCTGGACACCCTGGGCGTCAAGGCGGCGGGGAGGTAA
- a CDS encoding 4Fe-4S dicluster domain-containing protein: MKKIYPNKEVCIGCHLCEVACLTAHSKSKDVILAHNVEKARDGLAPRRGVVQEGPVCVALSCRHCEEPMCVAACISGALTKNPETGRCEYNEEQCVGCWSCLMACPFGSIRRHPFKEKIVKCDMCAGRDMPACVEACPNAGLVYEDRGKD; this comes from the coding sequence ATGAAGAAGATATACCCCAACAAGGAAGTCTGCATCGGCTGCCACCTCTGCGAGGTGGCCTGCCTGACCGCGCACTCCAAGTCCAAGGACGTGATCCTGGCCCACAACGTGGAGAAGGCCCGGGACGGCCTGGCCCCGCGCCGCGGCGTGGTCCAGGAGGGCCCCGTGTGCGTGGCCCTGTCCTGCCGCCACTGCGAGGAGCCCATGTGCGTGGCCGCCTGCATCTCGGGCGCGCTCACCAAGAACCCGGAGACCGGGCGCTGCGAATACAATGAAGAGCAGTGCGTGGGCTGCTGGTCCTGCCTGATGGCCTGTCCCTTCGGCTCCATCCGCAGGCACCCGTTCAAGGAAAAGATCGTCAAGTGCGACATGTGCGCGGGCCGCGACATGCCCGCCTGCGTGGAAGCCTGCCCCAACGCTGGCCTGGTCTACGAAGATCGCGGCAAGGACTAA
- a CDS encoding NAD(P)/FAD-dependent oxidoreductase, with amino-acid sequence MKYVIVGNGVASVGAIEGIRKVDSEGEIMVISEESTPTYGRPLISYLLAGKIGPERMQLRPVTFYDKNKVKMILGAKVTGIDAKAKTVATADGHNYPYDKLLVATGGVPFIPPLPGKDGPGVYSFTTLAHAETLIDVAKTCKNVVVIGGGLIGLKAAESLHDRGVKISIVELAPRVLSAAFDDKAGNLVAKRLEEVGIAVHCGTQATEIKRGPDGNVQGVTLKDGTFLPCQAVVIAIGVVPASALAKDAGITVDRGIIVNDSMASSNPDVYAAGDVAQAKDLILDENRVVPIWPNAFNQGYYAGKNMAGADSPYTGGLAMNAIAFYGLPTVSVGTVNPAPGEPGIEVADTLDEEHGTYRKLVFKDGKLVGYVLLGEIDIAGIYTGFIRFKFPLDAETKDKLIKGQPSILQWPEGFFDEKFNPVGAQEIV; translated from the coding sequence ATGAAATATGTGATCGTGGGCAACGGCGTTGCCAGCGTGGGCGCCATCGAGGGCATCCGCAAGGTGGACTCCGAGGGAGAGATCATGGTCATCTCCGAGGAGAGCACCCCCACTTACGGCCGTCCGCTCATCTCCTACCTGCTGGCCGGGAAGATCGGTCCCGAGCGCATGCAGCTGCGTCCCGTCACCTTCTACGACAAGAACAAGGTGAAGATGATCCTGGGCGCGAAAGTGACCGGCATCGACGCTAAGGCCAAGACCGTGGCCACGGCGGACGGACACAACTATCCCTACGACAAACTCCTGGTGGCCACCGGCGGCGTGCCCTTCATCCCGCCGCTGCCCGGCAAGGACGGCCCCGGGGTCTACAGCTTCACCACCCTGGCCCACGCCGAGACCCTCATCGACGTGGCCAAGACCTGCAAGAACGTGGTGGTCATCGGCGGCGGGCTCATCGGGCTTAAGGCCGCCGAATCCCTGCACGACAGGGGAGTGAAGATCTCCATCGTGGAGCTGGCCCCCCGCGTGCTCTCGGCCGCCTTCGACGACAAGGCCGGAAACCTCGTGGCCAAGCGCCTGGAGGAAGTGGGCATCGCGGTGCACTGCGGCACCCAGGCCACCGAGATCAAGCGCGGCCCGGATGGCAACGTCCAGGGCGTGACCCTGAAGGACGGCACCTTCCTGCCCTGCCAGGCCGTGGTCATCGCCATCGGCGTGGTGCCCGCGTCGGCCTTGGCCAAGGACGCCGGAATCACCGTGGACCGGGGCATCATCGTGAACGACTCCATGGCTTCCTCGAATCCGGACGTCTACGCCGCCGGCGACGTTGCCCAGGCCAAGGATCTGATTCTGGACGAGAACCGCGTGGTGCCCATCTGGCCCAACGCATTCAACCAGGGCTACTACGCGGGCAAGAACATGGCCGGGGCCGACAGCCCCTACACCGGCGGCCTGGCCATGAACGCCATCGCCTTCTACGGGCTGCCCACGGTGTCCGTGGGCACGGTCAACCCCGCCCCGGGCGAGCCCGGCATCGAGGTGGCCGACACCCTGGACGAGGAGCACGGCACCTACCGCAAGCTGGTCTTCAAGGACGGCAAGCTGGTGGGCTATGTGCTGCTGGGCGAGATCGACATCGCGGGCATCTACACCGGGTTCATCCGCTTCAAGTTCCCCCTGGACGCCGAGACCAAGGACAAGCTCATCAAGGGACAGCCCTCCATCCTGCAGTGGCCGGAAGGCTTCTTCGACGAGAAGTTCAACCCTGTCGGCGCCCAAGAGATCGTTTAA
- a CDS encoding class II glutamine amidotransferase, protein MKAPERYYDFEKDISGCGVFGVINTKRELIPGSMPIQAMCTMHDRGNGLGGGFAAYGIYPDHADKYAFHVMADTQDGLDAAEELIKKFFTIHESQPIPTKPTPAIKNPPIVWRFFLSAKQGADRPMWRTNDEKDYVVNVIMHINKKTPAFVFSSGKNMGAFKGVGFPEDIAEFFRLDEYSAYIWTGHNRFPTNTPGWWGGAHPFTLLDWSIVHNGEISSYGINRRYLCEHDYECTLMTDTEVVAYELDMLVRKHGLSLRMASWVFAPPFWDEIDRMPADQRKAFEALRMVYGSALLNGPFAILVSDGTCLMGLNDRIKLRPLIVAERGNNVFMSSEESSIRDVCRELDTVWAPKAGEPVIVKLED, encoded by the coding sequence ATGAAGGCTCCAGAAAGATATTACGACTTCGAAAAGGACATCTCGGGCTGCGGCGTCTTCGGCGTCATCAACACCAAGCGCGAGCTGATCCCCGGTTCCATGCCCATCCAGGCCATGTGCACCATGCATGACCGCGGCAACGGCCTGGGCGGCGGCTTCGCGGCTTACGGCATCTACCCCGACCATGCCGACAAGTACGCCTTCCACGTCATGGCCGACACCCAGGACGGGCTCGACGCGGCCGAGGAACTCATCAAGAAGTTCTTCACCATCCACGAGTCCCAGCCCATCCCCACCAAGCCCACCCCGGCCATCAAGAACCCGCCCATAGTCTGGCGCTTCTTCCTCTCGGCCAAACAGGGCGCGGATCGGCCCATGTGGCGCACCAACGACGAGAAGGACTACGTCGTCAACGTCATCATGCACATCAACAAGAAGACCCCGGCCTTCGTCTTCTCCTCGGGCAAGAACATGGGCGCCTTCAAGGGCGTCGGCTTCCCCGAGGACATCGCCGAGTTCTTCCGCCTGGACGAATACAGCGCCTACATCTGGACCGGGCACAACCGCTTCCCCACCAACACCCCGGGCTGGTGGGGCGGGGCGCACCCGTTCACCCTGCTGGACTGGTCCATCGTGCACAACGGCGAGATCAGCTCCTACGGCATCAACCGCCGCTACCTCTGCGAGCACGACTACGAGTGCACCCTCATGACCGACACCGAGGTCGTGGCCTACGAGCTGGACATGCTGGTGCGCAAGCACGGCCTGTCCCTGCGCATGGCCTCCTGGGTGTTCGCGCCGCCGTTCTGGGACGAGATCGACCGCATGCCCGCGGACCAGCGGAAAGCCTTCGAGGCCCTGCGCATGGTCTACGGCTCGGCCCTGCTCAACGGTCCCTTCGCCATCCTGGTCTCGGACGGCACCTGCCTCATGGGCCTGAACGACCGCATCAAGCTCAGGCCCCTGATCGTGGCCGAGCGCGGCAACAACGTGTTCATGTCCAGCGAGGAGTCCTCCATCCGCGACGTCTGCCGCGAACTGGACACCGTATGGGCCCCCAAGGCGGGCGAACCCGTCATCGTGAAGCTGGAAGATTAA
- the yajC gene encoding preprotein translocase subunit YajC codes for MLLTSVAYAMGQMPGAGAGGDGGQGGGLMSFLPLVLMFVIFYFLLIRPQQKKQKEMRELLKNLKRGDRILTGGGIYGRIDSLTDDKVNVEIAPNVVITVMRSYVAGLADMPEAPKKDGKKGGKNGEKKEDKPEELK; via the coding sequence ATGTTGCTGACCAGCGTGGCGTATGCCATGGGCCAGATGCCCGGAGCCGGGGCCGGAGGCGATGGTGGACAGGGCGGCGGACTGATGTCTTTCCTGCCCCTCGTCCTGATGTTCGTCATCTTCTACTTCCTGCTTATCCGTCCCCAGCAGAAGAAGCAGAAGGAAATGCGCGAGCTTCTCAAGAACCTCAAGCGCGGCGACAGGATCCTCACCGGCGGCGGCATCTACGGCCGCATCGATTCCCTCACCGACGACAAAGTGAATGTCGAGATCGCCCCCAACGTCGTCATCACCGTCATGCGCAGCTACGTGGCCGGTCTCGCGGACATGCCCGAGGCGCCCAAGAAGGACGGCAAGAAGGGTGGAAAGAACGGTGAAAAGAAGGAAGACAAGCCGGAAGAATTGAAGTAA
- the secD gene encoding protein translocase subunit SecD produces the protein MSSLSWRLIVVAVALVLGLAFTLPSIESVRQSPLGHVLPGNQVSLGLDLKGGIHLTLGVDVEKALSNSLAQAGQDVKSFAQEKEMTIIRQNMPEPKRLEFVLATPDKKDAFEELFKKQFSGMRILKSEVVDDGKIKYSLAFTPEYAKNLEGLTVDQAVKTIRNRIDQFGVAEPDIRKQAGDRIQIQLPGLKDPDRAIALVGKTAHLEFKIVDDSVDPAKVAKGLLPPGREIIMERIAAPNGEYTERPLVVKSEAVMTGELIADARVNFDQNNNQPYVGLTFTSRGAKIFERVTGENLKKRMAIILDGKAYSAPVIQDKIAGGKATITGRYSETEARDLAVVLRAGALPAPVNVLEQRTVGPSLGQESIDNGVLSIGVACGAIALFMLVYYGFSGVIANVALVFNVVLIMAGLAMFGATLTLPGIAGIILTMALSVDANIIIFERIREEIRLGLPSRASIKEGFTRGSLTILDANVTTAIAALVLYEFGTGPIRGFAVTLLLGIVASMFTAIFVSHTLMDMWLRGKSAEARLSI, from the coding sequence ATGTCCAGCCTGTCCTGGCGCTTGATCGTCGTGGCGGTCGCCCTCGTTTTGGGCCTCGCTTTCACCTTGCCTTCCATCGAATCCGTGCGGCAGTCCCCCCTGGGGCATGTGCTCCCCGGCAACCAGGTCAGCCTCGGCCTGGACCTCAAGGGCGGCATCCACCTGACGCTCGGCGTCGACGTGGAGAAGGCCCTGTCCAACTCGCTGGCCCAGGCCGGGCAGGACGTCAAGTCCTTCGCCCAGGAGAAGGAGATGACCATCATCCGGCAGAACATGCCGGAGCCCAAACGCCTCGAGTTCGTCCTGGCCACCCCGGACAAGAAGGACGCCTTCGAGGAGTTGTTCAAGAAGCAGTTCTCCGGCATGCGGATCCTCAAATCCGAAGTGGTCGACGACGGCAAGATCAAGTATTCCTTAGCCTTCACCCCCGAGTACGCCAAGAACCTCGAGGGCCTCACCGTTGACCAGGCGGTCAAGACCATACGGAACCGCATCGACCAGTTCGGCGTGGCCGAGCCCGACATCCGCAAGCAGGCCGGGGACCGCATCCAGATCCAGCTGCCCGGCCTCAAGGATCCCGACCGGGCCATCGCCCTGGTGGGCAAGACCGCCCATCTGGAATTCAAGATCGTGGACGATTCGGTCGATCCCGCCAAGGTGGCCAAGGGTCTTCTGCCCCCGGGCCGCGAGATCATCATGGAACGCATCGCCGCCCCCAATGGCGAGTACACCGAGCGTCCCCTGGTGGTGAAGTCCGAGGCGGTCATGACCGGCGAACTCATCGCCGACGCCCGGGTCAACTTCGACCAGAACAACAACCAGCCCTACGTTGGCCTGACATTCACCTCGCGCGGCGCCAAGATTTTCGAGCGCGTCACCGGCGAGAACCTGAAGAAGCGCATGGCCATCATCCTGGACGGCAAGGCGTATTCCGCACCGGTCATCCAGGACAAGATCGCCGGCGGCAAGGCCACCATCACCGGCCGCTACTCCGAGACCGAAGCCCGCGACCTGGCCGTGGTGCTGCGCGCGGGCGCCCTGCCTGCCCCGGTCAACGTGCTCGAGCAGCGCACCGTGGGTCCCTCCCTCGGGCAGGAGTCCATCGACAACGGCGTGCTGAGCATCGGCGTGGCCTGCGGGGCCATCGCGCTCTTTATGCTGGTGTACTACGGCTTCTCGGGCGTGATCGCCAACGTGGCCCTGGTGTTCAACGTGGTGCTCATCATGGCCGGTCTGGCCATGTTCGGCGCGACCCTCACCCTGCCGGGCATCGCGGGCATCATCCTGACCATGGCCCTGTCGGTGGACGCCAACATCATCATCTTCGAGCGCATCCGCGAGGAGATCAGGCTCGGCCTGCCGTCGCGCGCTTCCATCAAGGAGGGCTTCACGCGCGGCTCGCTGACCATCCTGGACGCCAACGTGACCACGGCCATCGCGGCGCTGGTGCTCTACGAGTTCGGCACCGGCCCCATCCGGGGCTTCGCCGTAACCCTGCTGCTGGGCATCGTGGCCTCCATGTTCACGGCCATCTTCGTCAGCCACACCTTGATGGACATGTGGTTGCGCGGCAAAAGCGCCGAGGCGAGGCTGTCGATCTAG
- a CDS encoding fumarylacetoacetate hydrolase family protein, whose translation MRFAMFERDGRTGIAVSDGKRLNGLCSDHPEYPGDLDELLARGVDLQAVGRRLQAAPVVRLASPALLPLLRRPGKIVCVGLNYTAHSAETGYEVPAYPTLFARFASTLIGHEAPLVIPAVSDQLDYEGELVAVVGKGGKAIPKETALDHVAGYSIFNDASIRDYQFKTPQWTIGKNFDGTGPFGPYLVTPDELPPGCKGLRLQTRLNGAVMQEASTDDMMFDVASLVSILSEAMTLSPGDMIVTGTPSGVGFARKPPVFMKEGDVCEIEIDGVGVLRNSVVKQGA comes from the coding sequence ATGCGTTTCGCGATGTTTGAACGGGACGGCCGCACCGGCATTGCTGTGAGCGACGGGAAGAGGCTCAACGGCCTGTGTTCGGACCATCCGGAGTATCCCGGCGACCTGGACGAGCTGCTGGCGCGTGGGGTCGACCTCCAGGCGGTCGGCAGGCGGCTTCAGGCCGCGCCCGTGGTGCGGCTCGCTTCGCCCGCGCTCTTGCCCCTGCTTCGCAGGCCCGGCAAGATCGTGTGCGTGGGCCTCAACTACACGGCGCATTCGGCCGAGACCGGCTACGAGGTCCCAGCCTACCCCACCCTGTTCGCCCGCTTCGCCTCCACCCTCATCGGCCACGAGGCGCCGCTGGTGATCCCCGCGGTATCGGACCAGCTCGACTATGAGGGCGAACTCGTGGCCGTGGTCGGCAAGGGCGGCAAGGCCATCCCCAAGGAGACGGCCCTGGACCATGTGGCGGGCTATTCCATATTCAACGACGCTTCCATCCGCGACTACCAGTTCAAGACCCCGCAGTGGACCATCGGCAAGAACTTCGACGGCACAGGCCCGTTCGGGCCGTATCTGGTCACGCCCGACGAGCTGCCGCCCGGCTGCAAGGGGCTCAGGCTGCAGACGCGCCTGAACGGCGCGGTCATGCAGGAGGCTTCCACCGACGATATGATGTTCGACGTGGCGTCGCTCGTGTCCATCCTGAGCGAAGCCATGACCCTCTCGCCGGGTGACATGATCGTCACCGGCACCCCCTCGGGTGTCGGATTCGCGCGCAAGCCCCCGGTGTTCATGAAGGAGGGCGACGTCTGCGAGATCGAGATCGACGGGGTGGGGGTGCTTCGCAACAGCGTGGTAAAACAGGGCGCATGA
- a CDS encoding pirin family protein produces the protein MVTRRIAKIFKSRPTIEGAGVHLKRAFGYSQVPEFDPFLMLDDFHTANPAEYLPGFPWHPHRGIETITYVLEGRVEHGDSMGNTGVIGAGDVQWMTAGSGIIHQEMPKQTPSGMLWGFQFWANLPARQKMMDPRYRDVKAASIPEAVLESGARVKVICGEVAGVRGPVRDIVIDPELLDVSVPTGGMFTHAVKDGHTAVAYVLDGRGYFDTRRDAFDVEMVGAGWLDVDRDCLCGPETTVLYEREGAQVGVTAVDSVLRFVLLTGKPLGEPIAWYGPIVMNTQQELRTAFEEYAKGTFVKHP, from the coding sequence ATGGTCACACGCCGCATCGCCAAGATATTCAAGAGCCGCCCCACGATAGAGGGCGCGGGGGTGCACCTCAAGCGGGCCTTCGGCTACTCGCAGGTGCCCGAGTTCGATCCGTTCCTGATGCTCGACGATTTCCATACCGCCAACCCGGCCGAGTACCTGCCGGGCTTCCCGTGGCACCCCCACCGGGGCATCGAGACCATCACCTACGTGCTGGAGGGCAGGGTGGAGCACGGGGACAGCATGGGCAACACGGGCGTCATTGGCGCGGGCGACGTGCAGTGGATGACCGCGGGCAGCGGCATCATCCACCAGGAGATGCCCAAGCAGACGCCAAGCGGCATGCTGTGGGGGTTCCAGTTCTGGGCCAACCTGCCGGCCCGGCAGAAGATGATGGACCCGCGCTACCGCGACGTGAAGGCCGCCTCCATCCCCGAGGCCGTGCTGGAATCGGGGGCGCGGGTGAAGGTCATCTGCGGGGAAGTGGCCGGAGTCCGGGGCCCGGTGCGCGACATCGTCATCGACCCGGAGCTCCTGGACGTCTCGGTTCCCACGGGCGGCATGTTCACCCACGCCGTGAAGGATGGGCACACCGCCGTGGCCTATGTCCTGGACGGGCGCGGCTACTTCGACACCCGTCGCGACGCCTTCGACGTGGAGATGGTGGGGGCCGGATGGCTCGATGTTGACCGGGATTGCCTGTGCGGCCCGGAGACCACGGTGCTCTATGAGCGAGAGGGCGCTCAGGTGGGGGTCACGGCCGTGGACTCCGTCCTGCGCTTCGTGCTCCTCACCGGCAAGCCCCTTGGCGAGCCCATCGCCTGGTACGGCCCCATCGTCATGAACACGCAGCAGGAGCTGCGCACGGCCTTCGAGGAGTACGCCAAGGGGACGTTCGTGAAGCATCCGTAG
- the nadB gene encoding L-aspartate oxidase has protein sequence MFHYRMKTQVLVIGSGSAGCAAALTLADKGLEVVLLCAGDKLTDGNSSLAQGGIVYTSPEDSPKLLERDILTCGWKHNHVTAVRFLARKGPEVVKNLLIDKLKVPFERAEDGDFHLTKEGGHSLARILHCADSTGYSIMAHMVAAVENHPNIKVLTRRTAVDVLTSHHHAALLEYKYHLVNQCLGAYVFNEVSGVVETILSDYTVLATGGVGQIYLHTTNTRACVGSALAMAYRCGARFMNMEFIQFHPTALFHRAERRFLITEAMRGEGARLMNSKGEAFMAGYDSRADLAPRDIVTRAIMEELLKSGEDCVYLDAANFVPDVARRFPGIAKKCAEIGINIASDPIPVVPAEHYSCGGVLVDVHGRTTVDRLYAVGECSCTGVHGANRMASTSLLECLVWGVSAGSYIGSRFGSKPAITRKLADSVPDWVSPGQERNEDPALISQDWTTIKHTMWNYVGIHRTASRLKRAFEDLRDLNVHLHDFYRETPLSKPIVDLFHGCQAAYIITLSAMRNTKSLGCHYRVN, from the coding sequence ATGTTCCATTACCGCATGAAGACCCAGGTGCTGGTGATCGGCTCCGGATCCGCCGGATGCGCCGCGGCGCTCACCCTGGCCGACAAGGGCCTGGAAGTGGTGCTCCTGTGCGCCGGGGACAAGCTCACCGACGGCAACTCCTCCCTGGCCCAGGGCGGCATCGTCTACACCAGCCCCGAGGACAGCCCCAAGCTCCTGGAGCGCGACATCCTCACCTGCGGCTGGAAGCACAACCACGTCACGGCCGTGCGCTTCCTGGCCCGCAAGGGGCCGGAGGTGGTCAAGAACCTGCTCATCGACAAGCTCAAGGTGCCCTTCGAGCGCGCCGAGGACGGCGATTTTCACCTCACCAAGGAGGGCGGGCACAGCCTGGCGCGCATCCTCCACTGCGCCGATTCCACCGGCTATTCCATCATGGCCCACATGGTCGCGGCGGTGGAAAACCATCCCAACATCAAGGTGCTCACCCGGCGCACCGCCGTGGACGTGCTCACCTCGCACCACCACGCGGCGCTGCTGGAATACAAGTACCACCTGGTGAACCAGTGCCTGGGAGCCTACGTGTTCAACGAGGTCTCGGGCGTGGTGGAGACCATCCTGTCCGACTACACCGTGCTGGCCACCGGCGGCGTGGGGCAGATCTACCTGCACACCACCAACACCCGGGCCTGCGTGGGCTCGGCCCTGGCCATGGCCTACCGCTGCGGCGCGCGCTTCATGAACATGGAGTTCATCCAGTTCCATCCCACGGCCCTGTTCCACCGGGCAGAGCGCCGCTTCCTCATCACCGAGGCCATGCGCGGCGAGGGGGCGCGGCTCATGAACTCCAAGGGCGAAGCCTTCATGGCCGGCTACGACTCGCGCGCCGACCTTGCCCCGCGCGACATCGTCACCCGGGCCATCATGGAGGAGCTGCTCAAGTCCGGCGAGGACTGCGTCTACCTGGACGCGGCCAACTTCGTGCCCGACGTGGCCCGGCGCTTCCCGGGCATCGCCAAGAAGTGCGCCGAGATCGGCATCAACATCGCAAGCGACCCCATTCCGGTGGTCCCGGCGGAGCACTACTCCTGCGGCGGCGTGCTGGTGGACGTGCACGGACGCACCACCGTGGACCGCCTCTACGCCGTGGGCGAGTGCAGCTGCACTGGCGTGCACGGGGCCAACCGCATGGCCTCCACCTCGCTCCTGGAATGCCTGGTGTGGGGCGTGAGCGCGGGCAGCTACATCGGCTCGCGCTTCGGGTCCAAGCCCGCCATCACCCGCAAGCTGGCCGATTCCGTGCCGGACTGGGTCTCCCCCGGCCAGGAGCGCAACGAGGACCCCGCGCTCATCAGCCAGGACTGGACCACCATAAAGCACACCATGTGGAACTACGTGGGCATCCACCGCACCGCGTCGCGCCTCAAGCGCGCCTTCGAGGACCTGCGGGACCTGAACGTCCACCTGCACGACTTCTACCGGGAAACGCCGCTCTCCAAGCCCATCGTGGACCTGTTCCACGGCTGCCAGGCGGCCTACATCATCACCCTCTCGGCCATGCGCAACACCAAAAGCCTGGGGTGCCATTACAGGGTGAATTGA
- a CDS encoding aminoacyl-tRNA deacylase, whose protein sequence is MSKSAAIPATGATRFLKEKKVPFEVRLYSYVDHGGTERAAEELGVDEHVVVKTLVFEDEAKRPFLVLMHGDNEVSLKELARQLGVKTVTPCSPDAANRHTGYQVGGISPFGTRKQLPVYAQKSIFALPEILINAGKRGALAALDPKHLRELLDASEVDAAR, encoded by the coding sequence ATGAGTAAATCCGCAGCCATCCCGGCTACCGGAGCCACCCGATTTCTCAAGGAGAAGAAAGTGCCCTTCGAGGTCCGTCTGTACTCCTACGTGGACCACGGCGGCACGGAACGCGCGGCCGAGGAACTGGGCGTGGACGAACACGTGGTGGTGAAGACCCTGGTTTTCGAGGACGAGGCCAAGCGCCCCTTCCTGGTGCTCATGCACGGCGACAACGAGGTGTCCCTCAAGGAGCTGGCCCGTCAGCTCGGGGTGAAGACGGTGACGCCCTGCTCGCCGGATGCGGCGAACCGCCATACCGGCTACCAGGTGGGAGGCATCTCCCCCTTCGGGACGCGCAAGCAGTTGCCGGTTTACGCGCAAAAGAGCATCTTCGCCCTGCCGGAAATTCTCATAAACGCGGGCAAGCGCGGGGCCTTGGCGGCCCTGGACCCGAAACATCTGCGCGAGCTGCTGGACGCTTCCGAGGTGGACGCGGCCAGATAA